From one Nocardioides scoriae genomic stretch:
- a CDS encoding SRPBCC family protein has product MTREMTVSDSVVIAADAATIWAQVADPTQMARWSPENTGARTRAEVRPLTEGEVFEGTNRRGRARWSTECVVRHSVPGERFCFDVRRIGSVSRPLLPGRIARWDYTFAAVEGGTRVTETWSDGRRGWPDWLAGAFDKTVTGGRLFSDFQRRNISRTLAALKSDLETVA; this is encoded by the coding sequence ATGACCCGCGAGATGACCGTCAGCGACAGCGTCGTGATCGCCGCCGACGCGGCCACGATCTGGGCCCAGGTGGCCGACCCGACGCAGATGGCGCGGTGGAGCCCGGAGAACACCGGGGCCCGCACCCGCGCGGAGGTGCGGCCGCTGACCGAGGGCGAGGTCTTCGAGGGCACCAACCGGCGCGGACGGGCGCGCTGGTCGACCGAGTGCGTGGTGCGGCACTCGGTGCCGGGGGAGCGGTTCTGCTTCGACGTGCGCCGGATCGGGTCGGTGTCGCGGCCGCTGCTGCCGGGGCGGATCGCGCGGTGGGACTACACCTTCGCTGCCGTCGAGGGCGGCACCCGGGTGACCGAGACGTGGAGCGACGGCCGTCGCGGCTGGCCCGACTGGCTGGCCGGCGCGTTCGACAAGACGGTGACCGGGGGCCGGCTGTTCTCCGACTTCCAGCGCCGCAACATCTCCCGGACGCTGGCGGCCCTCAAGTCCGACCTCGAGACGGTGGCGTGA
- a CDS encoding DoxX family protein, giving the protein MSVLRERLAQAPGPLGIGAGLVATLFAASGVVHLVRPSVFEPMVPDLLPGATELVLASGVAELLCAAGLVWPRTRLLAGPASAALLVAIFPANVAMTVDAWQGYRAGEDSAGWLAGTVARLPLQLPLIWWAWRAGRR; this is encoded by the coding sequence GTGAGCGTCCTGCGCGAGCGCCTCGCGCAGGCTCCCGGCCCGCTGGGCATCGGGGCCGGGCTGGTCGCGACCCTGTTCGCGGCGTCGGGCGTGGTCCACCTGGTGCGGCCCTCGGTGTTCGAGCCGATGGTGCCGGACCTGCTGCCCGGCGCGACCGAGCTGGTGCTCGCCTCCGGGGTGGCCGAGCTGCTCTGCGCCGCGGGGCTGGTCTGGCCACGCACCCGGCTGCTCGCCGGACCGGCCTCGGCGGCCCTGCTGGTGGCGATCTTCCCGGCCAACGTCGCGATGACGGTGGATGCGTGGCAGGGCTACCGGGCGGGCGAGGACAGCGCCGGGTGGCTGGCCGGGACCGTCGCGCGCCTGCCGCTGCAGCTGCCGCTCATCTGGTGGGCCTGGCGCGCGGGTCGGCGCTGA
- a CDS encoding MFS transporter produces the protein MTQLTPTTPDSSHDAAVPAPAGHPPRTSLRTVLASVDRPFLALDATVRLPTAMFPLGILLYVASLTGSYGLGGLAVAALSIGGGVGGPLVGIASDRFGQRPVALAATALQVLALGTVLALHGTEPLTVTVALVAVVGLANPQAGAMARSRWSVLARRAPGGRPGAGPGPGAGHDHRGFVSSAMAFEGAVDETMFVVGPVLVSTLAALGSPTLGLVVALVLAAVTQTGFGLHPSALPGRVRTDGSVAEHRAPLPTAYVVALLVATGSVGLVFGATSTGVAARMALAGTDELTGPVYALMGIGSAVTGLLTTRLPRGFVLELRIAVAGLLLVLAGLLAASVSAPVPLALANLLLGVALAPALVTSYALADRVAPPGRGTTMMTALATANVVGVAAGSAVAGRLVDGPGPGAALLVDAVAGALVLGAGLAALALGRRSTTHG, from the coding sequence ATGACCCAGCTGACCCCCACCACCCCGGACAGCAGCCACGACGCTGCCGTCCCCGCGCCCGCCGGCCACCCGCCGCGCACCTCGCTGCGGACGGTCCTGGCCTCGGTCGACCGCCCCTTCCTCGCGCTGGACGCCACGGTCCGGTTGCCGACGGCGATGTTCCCGCTCGGCATCCTGCTGTACGTCGCCTCGCTCACCGGCTCCTACGGCCTCGGCGGCCTGGCCGTCGCGGCGCTGAGCATCGGCGGCGGCGTCGGCGGGCCGCTGGTCGGGATCGCCTCCGACCGTTTCGGCCAGCGTCCCGTCGCGCTGGCCGCCACCGCGCTCCAGGTGCTGGCGCTCGGCACGGTCCTGGCGCTCCACGGCACCGAGCCGCTGACCGTGACGGTCGCGCTGGTCGCCGTGGTCGGCCTGGCCAACCCGCAGGCCGGCGCGATGGCCCGCAGCCGCTGGTCGGTGCTCGCGCGGCGGGCACCGGGGGGCCGGCCCGGCGCGGGCCCTGGCCCCGGCGCGGGCCACGACCACCGCGGCTTCGTCTCCTCGGCGATGGCCTTCGAGGGCGCGGTCGACGAGACCATGTTCGTCGTCGGCCCGGTCCTGGTCAGCACGCTGGCCGCGCTGGGGTCGCCCACGCTGGGCCTGGTCGTCGCGCTGGTGCTCGCCGCTGTCACCCAGACCGGCTTCGGTCTGCACCCGAGCGCCCTGCCCGGCCGGGTCCGCACGGACGGCTCGGTGGCGGAGCACCGCGCGCCGCTGCCGACGGCGTACGTCGTGGCGCTGCTCGTGGCGACGGGGTCGGTCGGCCTGGTCTTCGGCGCCACCTCGACCGGGGTCGCGGCGCGGATGGCGCTGGCCGGCACCGACGAGCTGACCGGGCCGGTCTACGCGCTGATGGGCATCGGCTCGGCCGTCACCGGGCTGCTCACCACCCGGCTGCCGCGCGGCTTCGTGCTGGAGCTGCGGATCGCCGTGGCCGGGCTCCTGCTCGTGCTGGCCGGCCTGCTCGCCGCCTCGGTGTCGGCGCCCGTGCCGCTCGCCCTGGCCAACCTGCTGCTGGGCGTGGCCCTCGCGCCGGCGCTGGTCACGTCGTACGCCCTGGCCGACCGGGTCGCCCCGCCCGGTCGCGGCACCACGATGATGACGGCGCTGGCGACCGCCAACGTGGTCGGCGTCGCCGCCGGCTCGGCCGTGGCCGGCCGCCTCGTCGACGGGCCCGGCCCGGGTGCCGCCCTGCTGGTCGACGCCGTCGCCGGTGCGCTCGTGCTCGGTGCGGGACTGGCCGCGCTGGCGCTGGGCCGGCGCAGCACCACCCACGGGTGA
- a CDS encoding sirohydrochlorin chelatase gives MSVAPRLVTVAHGTRTASGNLVAAELTRLTADRLGLEAVTSYVELCEPLLADVLKSSAAPTVVVPLLLSTGFHLRQDLPAAVAGAGGPAFLGRSLGPHALLADAQVEQLVAAGARPGQPLVMVAAGSSDVLATRDLDRAAELLARAWGGPVRVATLSGLGQRVEDVVRPGDCVSTYLLAGGYFARKAATLARDAGARAVADVIGPHPRVVDLVVRRADALIGAGLLGV, from the coding sequence GTGAGCGTCGCGCCGCGCCTGGTGACCGTCGCCCACGGCACCCGCACCGCCTCGGGCAACCTGGTCGCCGCCGAGCTCACCCGGCTCACCGCCGACCGGCTCGGCCTGGAGGCGGTCACCTCCTACGTCGAGCTGTGCGAGCCGCTGCTGGCCGACGTGCTGAAGTCGTCCGCGGCGCCCACGGTCGTGGTGCCGCTGCTGCTCTCGACCGGGTTCCACCTGCGCCAGGACCTGCCCGCGGCCGTGGCGGGCGCCGGCGGGCCGGCCTTCCTCGGCCGCTCCCTCGGCCCCCACGCGCTGCTCGCCGACGCCCAGGTCGAGCAGCTGGTCGCCGCCGGCGCCCGGCCCGGACAGCCGCTGGTGATGGTGGCCGCCGGCTCCAGCGACGTGCTGGCCACCCGCGACCTCGACCGCGCCGCCGAGCTGCTCGCCCGCGCCTGGGGCGGCCCCGTCCGGGTGGCCACCCTGTCCGGCCTCGGCCAGCGGGTCGAGGACGTCGTCCGGCCGGGCGACTGCGTCTCGACGTACCTCCTCGCGGGCGGGTACTTCGCCCGCAAGGCCGCCACCCTCGCCCGCGACGCCGGCGCCCGGGCCGTCGCCGACGTCATCGGCCCCCACCCCCGCGTCGTCGACCTCGTCGTGCGGCGGGCCGACGCGCTCATCGGTGCGGGGTTGCTGGGGGTCTGA